Below is a genomic region from Treponema sp. OMZ 798.
CGGGCACAGACATCTGAAGCAATCTTAGCCGGAGCCGTTTTAAAGCTCTTTGCAAAGCTAAAAAGAGGAAAGGCCGCATCCCCCATCTCAGGGTTGGGAGGAGTTTCTATATTTATATTTTCGGGTAAAATCTTATCGCAATTTTCGGGAGCAATCCCGTTTAAGGCATCGGCAATGATTTTTTGCCATGTAGTTTTAATATCTTCCATAATAGACGGATTATACCGTATTTTTTGAAAGTTTTCAATCGGGTTCTGCTTGCATAAAAATGCCAAAAATGCTAGAATTACCCACAATTTTTAATGAGGTGAAATATGATTAGAGGCGGAGACATAGCTAAGGGCACGGTTTTGCTCAATAAGGGTACTCCCTATTTGGTTGTTGAACGGGAATTTGTAAACCCCGGAAAGGGAGCGGCCTTTGCCCGTGTTAAAATGAAGAATTTAAGAGACGGCTCTGTTTTGATGCAGACAATCAAAACGGCAGACACAGTTGAAGATGCAGTAGTAGATACCCACAAATGTCAGTATCAGTACAAGGACGGAGATCTGTTTATGTTCATGGATACGGAGAGTTTTGAATCCATTTCCGTACCTGCCGAGACAGTAGGAGACAAGGAGCACTATCTAAGAGAGGGAGATGAGTACGATATTCTTATATGGGAAAATGAACCTATCGATGTAAGGATTCCCACAAAGATGATCTTCATTGTTGAGCAAAGCGAAAACTATATAAAGGGAGATACCGTTTCGGGAGCAACAAAGCCCATCGTTACTGAAACAGGCCTTGTAGTAAGAGTTCCGCTTTTTATTAAGCAGGGCGAAAAAATTCTCGTAAATACCGAAACAAACGAATATCAGGAAAGAGTTAATAACTAACCCTTACAGAAAAGGACGGTAGTTAAGAGGCTTCCCCTTAATTACCGTCTTATTAAATGAAGCTTAAGCTACTACGGAAGCTGATTCTGAAAGCTCGTGAATGTAGCCGGTGCGGACGCACATATCAAAAAGATCTTTTTCTATAAAATCTTCACTTACCTTTTGATAGCCTTC
It encodes:
- the efp gene encoding elongation factor P, which translates into the protein MIRGGDIAKGTVLLNKGTPYLVVEREFVNPGKGAAFARVKMKNLRDGSVLMQTIKTADTVEDAVVDTHKCQYQYKDGDLFMFMDTESFESISVPAETVGDKEHYLREGDEYDILIWENEPIDVRIPTKMIFIVEQSENYIKGDTVSGATKPIVTETGLVVRVPLFIKQGEKILVNTETNEYQERVNN